One region of Exiguobacterium acetylicum genomic DNA includes:
- a CDS encoding 4a-hydroxytetrahydrobiopterin dehydratase has protein sequence MARLNEYEVEERLERLQDWSVVDDEIVRTYTLASFPAALDFVQEVGSIAENLNHHPRIVIDYKNVTLAATTHDENGLTEKDFQLAEACDAI, from the coding sequence ATGGCTAGGTTGAATGAGTATGAAGTGGAAGAGCGTCTTGAGCGGTTGCAGGATTGGAGTGTCGTGGATGATGAAATCGTCCGGACCTATACACTTGCATCGTTCCCTGCGGCACTGGATTTCGTACAGGAAGTCGGAAGTATCGCTGAAAACTTGAATCATCATCCACGAATCGTGATCGACTATAAAAACGTCACACTTGCAGCGACGACTCATGATGAAAACGGATTGACGGAAAAAGACTTTCAACTTGCGGAGGCCTGTGATGCCATCTAA